In Synechococcus sp. RS9909, one genomic interval encodes:
- a CDS encoding ABC transporter permease: MARARELLRYGATRLALAPVMLWLIASLVFLLLRVAPGDPVDAVLGSRAPAAAKALLRARLGLDQPLAHQYLDFLNGLLHGDLGRALINQEPVGEIIRRALPASLELSLTALLVAALSGLAVGFSGIARPEGKLDLAGRFYGIGTYALPPFWVAMLVQLLFAVILGWLPVGGRFPPSLVPPDGSGFLILDSWRSGDWPALQGALRHLLLPACTLGLLLSGIFTNALRLNLRRALRSDYVEAARSRGLSETQVVLRHALPNALLPVLTIAGITVASLIGGALLIEVTFSWPGIALRLQESINQRDYPVVQGIVVVVAALVVMVSVLVDLLVALLDPRVRY, from the coding sequence ATGGCGCGGGCTCGGGAGCTGCTGCGTTACGGCGCCACCCGCCTCGCCCTGGCGCCGGTGATGCTCTGGCTGATCGCCAGTCTGGTGTTTCTGCTGTTGCGGGTCGCCCCGGGGGATCCGGTGGATGCGGTGCTCGGCAGCCGCGCACCGGCGGCGGCCAAGGCCCTGCTGCGCGCGCGTCTCGGCCTCGACCAACCCCTCGCTCATCAATATCTCGACTTTCTCAACGGCCTGCTCCACGGCGACCTGGGCCGGGCCCTGATCAACCAGGAGCCGGTGGGGGAGATCATCCGCCGCGCCCTGCCCGCCAGTCTGGAGCTGAGCCTCACAGCCCTGCTGGTGGCGGCGCTGAGCGGCCTGGCGGTGGGCTTCAGTGGCATCGCCCGCCCGGAGGGCAAGCTCGACCTGGCCGGTCGCTTCTACGGCATCGGCACCTACGCCCTGCCGCCCTTCTGGGTGGCGATGCTGGTGCAACTGCTGTTTGCGGTGATCCTCGGCTGGCTGCCGGTGGGCGGGCGTTTCCCCCCAAGCCTGGTGCCCCCCGATGGCAGTGGTTTCCTGATTCTCGATAGCTGGCGCAGTGGCGACTGGCCCGCCCTGCAGGGGGCCTTGCGTCACCTGCTGCTGCCCGCCTGCACCCTCGGGCTGCTGCTCAGCGGCATTTTCACCAACGCTCTACGCCTCAACCTGCGCCGGGCGTTGCGCTCGGATTACGTGGAGGCAGCCCGGAGCCGCGGCCTGAGCGAAACCCAGGTGGTGCTGCGTCACGCCCTCCCCAATGCCCTGTTGCCGGTGCTCACCATCGCCGGGATCACGGTGGCGTCCCTGATCGGCGGCGCCCTGCTGATCGAGGTGACCTTTTCCTGGCCGGGCATCGCCCTGCGGCTGCAGGAGAGCATCAACCAACGCGATTACCCGGTGGTGCAGGGAATTGTGGTGGTGGTGGCGGCGCTGGTGGTGATGGTGAGCGTGCTCGTGGATCTGCTGGTGGCCCTGCTCGATCCCAGGGTGCGTTACTGA
- a CDS encoding serine hydrolase has product MSSSRSRRQDPGWRRPLLLLLRLLLMGVGLGVISGSALKMLAPQVQQGNVTLPAWLNLDRLQGAALAPGRQPQATNTASTMATSLGRFETKEEITALSQRWRALAAAEKDLQASAFLLKLDDGRYAELSPDTALPAASSIKTPILLVALELLDAGDLSWNEPLTLSKTTVGGGAGWMASKPLGSRFPTHEVATEMIRVSDNTATNLLIERVGGKELLNERFNALGLSATVVNNWLPDLEGTNTTSARDLARSIALVDTGEVLSTRSRDLFREVMATSRTNRLLPGGLLKGLGGEQGEPDDSLMVKGYRVLNKTGDIGIAYADAGLIELPDGSRAVAAFLVKGPFNDPRSTELIRAMAAAMAPVLKPKPPLPRKSPKTVAPAPPQP; this is encoded by the coding sequence GTGAGCAGCAGCCGTTCCAGACGTCAAGATCCTGGCTGGCGCCGCCCCCTCCTGCTGCTGCTGCGCCTGCTGCTGATGGGCGTGGGGCTGGGTGTGATCAGCGGATCCGCCTTGAAGATGCTGGCGCCCCAGGTGCAGCAGGGCAACGTGACACTCCCCGCCTGGCTCAATCTCGATCGGCTTCAGGGGGCAGCCCTCGCCCCGGGACGCCAGCCCCAGGCCACCAACACCGCCAGCACCATGGCCACCAGCCTGGGGCGGTTCGAGACGAAGGAGGAAATCACCGCCCTGAGCCAACGCTGGCGAGCGCTTGCAGCTGCTGAGAAAGATCTCCAGGCCAGCGCCTTTCTGCTGAAACTCGATGATGGGCGCTACGCGGAATTGAGCCCCGACACGGCCTTGCCCGCCGCCAGCTCGATCAAAACACCGATCCTGCTGGTGGCGCTTGAGCTGCTCGATGCCGGCGACCTCAGCTGGAACGAACCGCTCACCCTCAGCAAAACCACGGTGGGTGGGGGCGCCGGCTGGATGGCCTCGAAACCTCTGGGCAGTCGCTTCCCCACCCATGAGGTGGCCACAGAAATGATCCGGGTGAGCGACAACACCGCCACCAATCTGTTGATCGAGCGGGTCGGAGGAAAGGAGTTGCTCAATGAACGCTTCAACGCCCTGGGCCTCAGCGCCACGGTGGTGAACAACTGGCTGCCCGATCTGGAGGGCACCAACACCACCAGCGCCCGCGATCTCGCCCGTTCGATCGCCCTGGTGGACACCGGCGAGGTGTTGAGCACCCGCAGCCGCGATCTGTTCCGGGAGGTGATGGCAACCTCGCGCACCAACCGCCTGCTGCCCGGAGGGCTGCTCAAGGGCCTGGGCGGCGAACAGGGAGAACCGGACGACAGCCTGATGGTGAAGGGCTACCGGGTGCTGAACAAAACCGGAGACATCGGCATCGCCTACGCCGATGCGGGCCTGATCGAATTGCCCGACGGCAGTCGGGCCGTGGCGGCCTTTCTGGTGAAGGGCCCCTTCAATGACCCCCGCTCCACCGAACTGATCCGCGCCATGGCAGCAGCCATGGCGCCGGTGCTCAAGCCCAAACCGCCGCTGCCGCGCAAGTCACCTAAAACAGTGGCGCCAGCTCCACCGCAGCCATGA
- the ruvC gene encoding crossover junction endodeoxyribonuclease RuvC, giving the protein MRILGLDPGLARVGYGLIEVTAGSGVSAGTQRMLDCGMIRTDPGRSEGERMVEIAHDLRLLIRSWKPDLAAVEKFFFYRSSTTIAVVQARGVLMMTLARFRIPAVEFPPMQIKQALTGHGHAEKDEVLEAVMRELDLSEPPRPDDAADALAVALTGWFQR; this is encoded by the coding sequence ATGCGCATCCTCGGTCTTGACCCAGGCCTCGCCCGCGTGGGCTATGGCCTGATCGAGGTGACGGCTGGCTCGGGCGTGAGTGCCGGAACGCAGCGCATGCTCGACTGCGGCATGATCCGCACCGACCCCGGCCGCAGCGAGGGTGAGCGAATGGTGGAGATCGCCCACGATCTGCGCCTGCTGATCCGCAGCTGGAAACCGGATCTGGCGGCGGTGGAGAAGTTTTTCTTCTATCGCTCCAGCACCACGATTGCGGTGGTGCAGGCCCGCGGGGTCTTGATGATGACCCTGGCGCGGTTCCGCATTCCGGCTGTGGAGTTTCCGCCGATGCAGATCAAGCAGGCACTCACCGGTCATGGCCACGCCGAAAAAGATGAGGTGTTGGAAGCGGTGATGCGCGAACTCGATCTGAGCGAACCGCCCCGACCCGATGACGCCGCCGATGCCCTGGCGGTGGCGCTCACCGGCTGGTTCCAGCGATGA
- the bchI gene encoding magnesium chelatase ATPase subunit I, whose translation MSSTRKRRVFPFTAVIGQEEMKLALLLNVIDPRIGGVMIMGDRGTGKSTTIRALADLLPGIEVVAGDPYNSSATDPDLQSSEVRQRLEHGESLATETRQVPMVDLPLGATEDRLCGTIDIEKALSEGVRAFEPGLLAKANRGLLYVDEVNLLDDHLVDVLLDSAASGWNTVEREGVSVRHPARFVLIGSGNPEEGELRPQLLDRFGMSVEVRTVRDPELRVQVVDQRTAFDSDPEGFSAAVEANQQALQQRVVEAQGRLSQVQIDADLRLRISAICGELDVDGLRGDIVTNRAARALAAFEGRTEVTEEDVARVASCCLRHRLRKDPLEQVDSGDRVVKVFCKVFERGESNDRGAFELALAA comes from the coding sequence GTGAGTTCAACCCGGAAGCGCAGGGTCTTCCCCTTCACCGCCGTGATCGGCCAGGAAGAGATGAAGCTGGCCCTGCTGCTCAATGTGATCGACCCGCGCATCGGCGGCGTGATGATCATGGGCGACCGTGGCACCGGGAAATCCACCACGATTCGCGCCCTCGCCGACCTGCTCCCGGGCATTGAGGTGGTGGCTGGCGATCCCTACAACAGCTCCGCCACCGACCCCGATCTCCAGAGCAGCGAGGTGCGCCAGCGCCTGGAGCATGGCGAGAGCCTGGCCACCGAAACCCGCCAGGTGCCCATGGTGGACCTGCCCCTGGGCGCCACCGAAGACCGCCTCTGCGGCACGATCGACATCGAGAAAGCGCTGAGCGAGGGGGTTCGTGCGTTTGAACCCGGGCTGCTGGCCAAGGCCAACCGCGGCCTGCTCTACGTGGATGAGGTGAATCTGCTCGACGATCACCTCGTGGATGTGCTGCTCGATTCCGCCGCCTCGGGTTGGAACACCGTGGAACGGGAGGGCGTGTCGGTGCGCCACCCGGCCCGCTTCGTGCTGATCGGCTCCGGCAACCCGGAGGAGGGGGAACTACGGCCCCAGCTGCTCGATCGCTTCGGCATGAGTGTGGAGGTGCGCACGGTGCGTGACCCCGAGCTGCGCGTGCAGGTGGTGGATCAACGCACCGCCTTCGACAGCGATCCTGAGGGGTTCAGTGCGGCGGTGGAGGCCAATCAGCAGGCGCTGCAACAGCGGGTGGTGGAAGCCCAGGGTCGCCTGTCCCAGGTGCAGATCGATGCTGACCTGCGCCTGCGCATCTCGGCGATCTGCGGTGAACTGGATGTGGATGGCCTGCGCGGCGACATCGTGACCAATCGGGCCGCCCGGGCCCTGGCGGCCTTTGAGGGCCGCACCGAAGTCACTGAAGAGGATGTGGCCCGCGTCGCCTCCTGCTGCCTCCGCCACCGCCTCCGCAAGGATCCACTCGAGCAGGTGGATTCCGGCGACCGCGTCGTGAAAGTGTTCTGCAAGGTGTTCGAGCGGGGTGAAAGCAACGACCGCGGCGCCTTCGAACTCGCCCTGGCCGCCTGA
- a CDS encoding ABC transporter substrate-binding protein, translated as MVRRSGWRAAALLAALSVTQLACQPPRDRQRLTVASAGRIVSLDPAQASTTGTLQLLSALGDTLYQREADGRLTPQLAASQPQLSDGGRTVTIPLRRDVRFHDGSRFDAAAMAFSLRRFLRIGTQSYVVGDRIDAIETPAPFLLRLRLSRPSSSLESLLTSPYLTPVSPQAYAKYGDRFLNDHFVGTGPYRLVRFSSTQQRLSPFAAYWGEAPSNQGLDLIHLSNSTALFGALRSGEVDVLLSDSIDEDQRLALDRRAAKGLLLQSSGPALNIGYITLLSNAPPLQNRLVRQALAHSLNRPLISRRVSHDQRRPLRSLIPPDLRGGASEPWPRYAPDQARQLFRQAGYCEGTRLTLPFTYRTNVPSDRLMALTWQAQLARDLPDCVHLKLEGVESTTVYRQLGEGAFKAVMLDWGATYPDPEAFLVPMLSCSRSRGDVCDAGEAVSSGSFWTTPGLEPALRRSDSLQGEARLRQLNRVDAMAAAGAAYLPVWLVTPKAWAQTHMAPPRFDGSGLLDLARLRSQS; from the coding sequence ATGGTCAGGCGTTCAGGCTGGCGAGCTGCGGCATTGCTGGCCGCCCTCAGCGTCACGCAACTGGCCTGCCAACCGCCTCGCGATCGCCAGCGCCTCACCGTGGCCAGTGCTGGACGGATCGTGTCGCTGGATCCGGCCCAGGCCAGCACCACCGGCACCCTTCAACTGCTCAGCGCCCTGGGCGACACCCTGTATCAACGGGAGGCGGACGGCCGGCTGACGCCCCAGCTGGCGGCCAGCCAGCCCCAACTCAGCGATGGGGGCCGCACGGTAACAATTCCCCTGCGTCGCGATGTGCGCTTCCACGACGGCAGCCGCTTTGATGCCGCCGCCATGGCCTTCAGCCTGCGGCGCTTCCTGCGCATCGGCACCCAGAGCTATGTGGTGGGCGATCGGATCGATGCGATCGAGACCCCCGCACCTTTCCTGCTGCGCTTACGGCTCAGCAGACCCTCCAGTTCCCTGGAAAGTCTGCTCACCTCTCCCTATCTCACCCCGGTGTCGCCGCAGGCCTATGCCAAGTACGGAGACCGTTTCCTCAACGATCACTTCGTGGGCACCGGCCCCTACCGGCTGGTGCGGTTCAGCTCCACGCAGCAACGGCTCAGCCCGTTTGCCGCCTACTGGGGCGAGGCACCGAGCAATCAGGGCCTCGACCTGATCCACCTCAGCAACTCCACCGCCCTGTTCGGTGCCCTGCGCAGCGGCGAGGTGGATGTGCTGCTGTCGGATTCCATCGATGAAGACCAGCGCCTGGCCCTGGATCGCCGCGCTGCCAAGGGGCTGCTGCTGCAGAGCAGCGGCCCCGCCCTCAACATCGGCTACATCACCCTGCTCAGCAATGCACCACCGCTGCAGAACCGACTCGTGCGCCAGGCCCTGGCCCACAGCCTCAACCGGCCCCTGATCAGCCGGCGCGTCAGTCACGATCAACGCCGACCGCTGCGCTCCCTGATCCCGCCCGACCTGCGCGGCGGCGCCAGCGAACCCTGGCCGCGCTATGCGCCAGACCAGGCCCGCCAGTTGTTCCGGCAGGCGGGCTACTGCGAGGGCACGCGGTTGACGCTGCCGTTCACCTACCGCACCAATGTGCCCTCCGACCGCCTGATGGCCCTCACCTGGCAGGCCCAACTGGCCCGGGATCTGCCCGACTGCGTGCACCTGAAGCTGGAGGGCGTGGAATCCACCACGGTTTACCGTCAGCTCGGCGAGGGGGCGTTCAAAGCGGTGATGCTCGACTGGGGAGCCACCTATCCCGATCCGGAGGCGTTTCTGGTGCCGATGCTCAGCTGCAGCCGCTCCCGTGGTGACGTCTGCGACGCCGGGGAAGCGGTGAGCAGCGGCAGTTTCTGGACCACGCCTGGCCTGGAGCCCGCCCTGCGCCGCAGCGACAGCCTGCAGGGCGAGGCGCGGCTCCGGCAGCTGAACCGCGTCGATGCGATGGCGGCCGCAGGCGCCGCCTATCTGCCGGTGTGGCTGGTGACCCCCAAGGCCTGGGCCCAGACCCACATGGCACCACCGCGCTTTGATGGCAGCGGCTTGTTGGATCTGGCCCGCCTGCGGAGCCAGAGCTGA
- a CDS encoding homoserine dehydrogenase, with the protein MTTRIGIGLLGLGTVGGGVAQILQTPDGRHPLVADLDLVRVAVRDLDRPRPVALDPAVLTTDPEAVVDDPAVQVVVEVMGGLEPARTLIMRAIAAGKSVVTANKAVIARHGEEIAAAAAAAGVYVLIEAAVGGGIPIIEPLKQSLGGNRIERVSGIINGTTNYILSRMAQEGADYTEVLRQAQELGYAEADPAADVDGLDAADKIAILAGLAFGGPIPRSGIPTAGISRLQGRDVDYATQLDYSVKLLAVAERMDGAGLDGSSHALPLAVRVQPTLVPHDHPLAGVHGVNNAILVEGDPIGRVMFYGPGAGAGPTASAVVADILNIAGIRQLDDADGNLDPLLAASSWRACHLVDSGAIRQRNYLRFQTDDAPGVIGQIGTCFGQHGVSIQSIVQFDASDAGAEIVVITHEVSNGNLEQALAAITTQAEVRGIAAHLGCL; encoded by the coding sequence ATGACGACGAGGATCGGCATCGGCCTGCTGGGCCTGGGCACCGTCGGTGGCGGCGTCGCGCAGATTCTGCAGACGCCGGATGGCCGTCACCCCCTGGTGGCCGACCTGGACCTCGTGCGGGTGGCGGTGCGCGATCTCGATCGGCCCCGACCGGTGGCGCTCGATCCCGCCGTGCTCACCACCGACCCGGAGGCGGTGGTGGATGATCCCGCCGTGCAGGTGGTGGTGGAGGTGATGGGCGGGCTGGAGCCGGCCCGCACCCTGATCATGCGCGCCATCGCCGCCGGCAAATCGGTGGTCACCGCCAACAAGGCGGTGATCGCCCGCCATGGCGAAGAAATCGCCGCCGCTGCTGCCGCAGCCGGGGTGTACGTGCTGATTGAAGCGGCGGTGGGTGGCGGCATCCCGATCATTGAGCCGCTCAAGCAGTCGCTCGGCGGCAACCGGATCGAGCGGGTGAGCGGCATCATCAATGGCACCACCAACTACATCCTGAGCCGCATGGCCCAGGAGGGCGCCGACTACACCGAGGTGCTGCGTCAGGCCCAGGAGCTGGGCTATGCGGAAGCCGACCCGGCCGCCGATGTGGATGGTCTCGATGCGGCCGACAAGATCGCAATTCTCGCCGGCCTGGCCTTCGGTGGGCCGATCCCCCGCAGCGGCATTCCCACCGCCGGCATCAGCCGCCTGCAGGGCCGGGATGTGGATTACGCCACCCAACTCGACTACAGCGTCAAGCTGCTGGCCGTGGCCGAGCGGATGGATGGCGCTGGCCTTGACGGCAGCAGCCATGCCCTGCCGCTGGCCGTGCGCGTGCAACCCACCCTCGTGCCCCACGACCACCCCCTCGCCGGTGTGCACGGGGTGAACAACGCGATCCTGGTGGAAGGGGATCCGATCGGTCGGGTGATGTTCTACGGACCGGGAGCCGGGGCCGGACCCACCGCGTCCGCGGTGGTGGCCGACATTCTCAACATCGCCGGCATCCGCCAACTCGACGATGCGGACGGCAACCTCGATCCCCTGCTGGCCGCCAGCAGCTGGCGCGCTTGCCATCTGGTGGACAGCGGCGCGATCCGCCAACGCAACTATTTGCGTTTCCAGACAGACGATGCACCCGGTGTGATCGGCCAGATCGGCACCTGTTTCGGCCAACACGGTGTCTCCATCCAGTCGATCGTGCAGTTCGATGCCAGTGATGCAGGGGCCGAAATCGTTGTGATCACCCATGAAGTGAGCAACGGCAACCTCGAGCAGGCCCTGGCCGCCATCACCACCCAGGCGGAGGTGCGTGGCATCGCCGCCCATCTGGGCTGTCTCTGA
- a CDS encoding alpha/beta hydrolase, with amino-acid sequence MGLVASLLVAASPVRPLRAAEQLQVQLDGMVIPLQIDDLVAWGRSGGVSNSELGIWLNLLEPDSREGVLELLRAPLINDRSMARQLLGSWAGRRLLDEVADIVRVDDDSAGDTLLNTLDSLLNRQEQVSSLDLLEALPASHVRLDLDALLQAAGHWRQQLQRQQQLVRRLASAARDQGVSQGAASPWLAASRAALGAREPEIQLLPVNHRAQPLRLQLWRPQPGAPAHSTWLVWMPGLGGSPDHFRWLGRALSRRGWSVLVLEHPGSDAEAVKALLDGRRPPPGAEVVPDRLRDLEAVLAARRRGTIALPGEQLVLGGHSLGALTALLGAGARPRSGLDRRCATALDDIPLSNLSRLLQCQLAEVALPSPPAESTPPADLVGLIGMNSFGSLLWPRNRPLQLPVPMLFSGGSLDLITPPQSEQLGLMLALASHPASRAVVVDGASHFSPVRVEGQAGEGQGEDLFRLGKELVGVQPLQVQALLEDEIVVFLEQLEGSRPEAAAQTSSLHRRIGDLQLHRLNRDAAARLLAD; translated from the coding sequence ATGGGTCTGGTGGCCAGTCTGCTGGTCGCCGCCAGCCCAGTGCGGCCGCTGCGGGCGGCCGAACAGCTGCAGGTGCAGCTCGATGGCATGGTCATCCCGCTGCAGATCGATGATCTGGTGGCGTGGGGGCGCTCCGGCGGTGTCAGCAATTCCGAGCTGGGCATCTGGCTGAATCTGCTCGAGCCCGACAGCCGTGAAGGGGTGCTGGAGCTGTTGCGCGCCCCACTGATCAACGACCGGAGCATGGCGCGGCAATTGCTCGGCAGCTGGGCCGGACGTCGCCTGCTCGATGAGGTGGCTGACATTGTGCGCGTCGATGACGACAGCGCTGGCGACACCCTGCTGAACACGTTGGACAGCCTGCTCAATCGCCAGGAGCAGGTGTCGAGCCTGGATCTGCTGGAGGCCCTGCCGGCCAGCCACGTACGGCTGGATCTGGATGCCCTGCTGCAGGCCGCTGGGCATTGGCGTCAGCAGCTGCAACGCCAGCAGCAACTCGTGCGCCGCCTCGCCAGCGCGGCGCGAGATCAGGGGGTGTCGCAGGGGGCGGCGTCGCCATGGCTGGCTGCTTCCAGGGCGGCGCTCGGAGCCCGCGAGCCCGAGATCCAGCTGCTGCCGGTGAACCACCGCGCCCAACCTCTGCGTCTGCAGCTCTGGCGGCCCCAGCCGGGAGCGCCCGCCCACAGCACCTGGCTGGTGTGGATGCCGGGGCTGGGGGGCAGCCCGGATCACTTCCGCTGGTTGGGCCGGGCCCTGAGCCGCCGCGGTTGGTCGGTGCTTGTGCTCGAGCATCCGGGCAGTGATGCCGAAGCGGTGAAGGCCCTGCTCGATGGCCGTCGGCCGCCGCCGGGGGCTGAAGTGGTCCCCGACCGTCTGCGCGATCTGGAGGCGGTGCTGGCGGCCCGCCGCCGCGGCACGATTGCCCTGCCCGGTGAGCAGCTTGTGCTCGGTGGCCATTCCCTCGGCGCACTGACGGCGTTGCTCGGGGCGGGAGCCCGGCCCCGGAGCGGCCTGGACCGCCGCTGTGCCACCGCCCTCGATGACATCCCCCTCAGCAACCTCTCCCGCCTGCTGCAGTGCCAGCTGGCTGAGGTGGCGTTGCCCTCGCCTCCTGCCGAGAGCACGCCACCGGCGGATCTGGTGGGCCTGATCGGCATGAACAGCTTCGGGAGCCTGCTCTGGCCCAGGAACCGGCCCCTGCAGCTGCCCGTCCCCATGCTCTTCAGTGGCGGCAGCCTCGATCTGATCACCCCGCCCCAGAGTGAACAGTTGGGGCTGATGCTGGCGCTGGCGTCCCATCCGGCCAGCCGTGCTGTAGTTGTTGATGGTGCCAGCCACTTCTCGCCGGTGCGGGTGGAAGGACAGGCGGGTGAGGGCCAGGGGGAGGATCTGTTCCGGCTTGGCAAGGAGCTGGTGGGCGTCCAGCCCCTGCAGGTTCAGGCTCTTTTGGAAGACGAAATTGTGGTGTTTCTTGAGCAGCTCGAAGGCTCCCGCCCAGAGGCGGCGGCACAGACCAGCAGCCTGCATCGCCGGATCGGCGATCTGCAGCTGCACCGCCTCAACCGCGACGCCGCTGCGCGCCTGCTGGCTGACTAG
- a CDS encoding DUF3370 domain-containing protein, producing the protein MTAPRLLRTLAALPLVLAPLPVARANGPGPAASTPAVSDQQRQQQLRPLPGQLDGVLMVNDNNPELITGEGILLSTFPASPGLNLALNGRFDLFSHHVYAGKPEELDSTLWLAVLVQPVGEQPVTLELLGGSTSLSQATRKGQTAAPFLPLPNLMAETSTPIAAGPGSRVAGDLLRRERAPELPTRWEIAPGQASALVVLPIPVAGLDPLLNGRNLQMRLRSSAPVHLATLAAYGSGKRAPTLARWQELLASGTLSPKEHTPTPRGSRGKIIYSRVSGVQIGSLWQATLTDPGANSLNVQEAPISWPISSLERGDLGTGQVQTAELKVFSEGTAWAAHGNYGVEYDLTLPLRNPGPGRRRVVVALDSPFKNGSTNRSLRFQSPAKGPVMFRGPIEVSGLDGSQGRPAGARRFHLVLRQGEEGPALGTVTLAPGESRRVRVRLIYPADATPPQVLSILPVKQSTPVPSVSP; encoded by the coding sequence ATGACGGCCCCGCGCCTGCTTCGCACCCTCGCCGCCCTTCCCCTGGTACTGGCTCCCCTGCCGGTGGCCAGGGCCAACGGCCCCGGCCCTGCAGCATCGACACCGGCGGTGAGCGACCAGCAGCGCCAGCAGCAGCTGAGGCCCCTGCCAGGTCAGCTCGATGGCGTGCTGATGGTGAACGACAACAATCCCGAGCTGATCACAGGCGAGGGCATCCTGCTCTCCACCTTCCCCGCATCGCCCGGCCTCAATCTGGCTCTCAACGGTCGCTTTGATCTGTTCAGCCATCACGTGTATGCCGGCAAGCCGGAGGAGCTCGACTCCACCCTCTGGTTGGCGGTGCTGGTGCAGCCGGTGGGTGAGCAACCGGTGACGCTGGAGCTTCTCGGTGGCAGCACCTCCCTCTCCCAGGCCACCCGCAAGGGACAGACCGCAGCACCGTTCCTGCCCCTGCCCAACCTGATGGCGGAAACCAGCACACCGATCGCTGCCGGGCCCGGCAGCCGGGTGGCCGGCGATCTGCTCCGGCGCGAACGGGCGCCGGAGCTGCCGACCCGCTGGGAGATCGCCCCCGGCCAGGCCAGCGCCCTGGTGGTGCTGCCGATCCCGGTGGCCGGCCTGGATCCGCTGCTCAACGGCCGCAATCTGCAGATGCGGCTGCGCAGTTCCGCTCCCGTGCATCTCGCCACCCTGGCCGCCTACGGCAGCGGCAAACGCGCCCCCACGCTCGCCCGCTGGCAGGAGCTGCTGGCCTCCGGCACGCTCAGCCCGAAAGAACACACGCCCACCCCACGCGGCAGCCGAGGCAAGATCATCTACTCCCGCGTCAGCGGCGTGCAGATCGGCAGCCTCTGGCAGGCCACCCTCACCGACCCCGGCGCCAACAGCCTGAACGTACAGGAGGCGCCGATCTCCTGGCCGATCAGCAGCCTGGAGCGGGGCGATCTCGGCACCGGCCAGGTGCAGACCGCCGAGCTGAAGGTGTTCTCCGAGGGCACGGCCTGGGCCGCCCATGGCAACTACGGCGTGGAGTACGACCTCACCCTCCCCCTGCGCAATCCCGGGCCTGGGCGGCGCCGGGTGGTGGTGGCGCTGGACTCTCCCTTCAAGAACGGCAGCACCAACCGCAGCCTGCGCTTCCAATCGCCCGCCAAAGGCCCGGTGATGTTCCGCGGACCGATCGAGGTGAGCGGCCTCGACGGCAGCCAGGGCCGGCCAGCCGGAGCGCGCCGCTTCCATCTGGTGCTGCGCCAGGGGGAGGAGGGGCCAGCGCTGGGCACGGTGACGCTTGCACCGGGCGAAAGTCGTCGGGTGCGGGTGCGGCTGATCTATCCCGCCGATGCGACACCGCCCCAGGTGCTCTCCATCCTGCCTGTGAAACAATCCACCCCTGTGCCGAGCGTCAGCCCGTGA
- a CDS encoding SufE family protein translates to MQERDSAVSRYGSPNLDKLVERLSSTSDPRKRYEYVLWLAKKLPDMPQELQTEERKVQGCVSQVFVDARLVDGSVQWQGASDALITKGLLALLIQGLRDLSPDQVQAVDPSFIAATGLQASLTPSRANGFLNILRMMQAQAAQLSRSSDPTAA, encoded by the coding sequence ATGCAGGAACGGGACAGCGCAGTGAGCCGCTACGGCAGCCCGAACCTGGACAAGCTGGTGGAGCGGCTCAGCAGCACCAGCGATCCACGCAAGCGCTACGAATACGTGCTCTGGCTGGCCAAAAAACTGCCGGACATGCCCCAGGAACTGCAGACCGAGGAACGCAAGGTGCAGGGCTGCGTCTCCCAGGTGTTCGTGGACGCCAGGCTGGTGGATGGCAGCGTGCAGTGGCAAGGCGCCTCCGATGCCCTGATCACCAAGGGACTGCTCGCTCTGTTGATCCAGGGCCTGCGTGATCTCAGCCCCGACCAGGTGCAGGCCGTGGATCCCAGCTTCATCGCCGCCACCGGCCTCCAGGCGAGCCTCACACCGTCGAGGGCCAACGGCTTTCTCAACATCCTGCGCATGATGCAGGCCCAGGCCGCTCAACTCAGCCGTTCCAGCGATCCCACCGCTGCATAA
- a CDS encoding 5-formyltetrahydrofolate cyclo-ligase — translation MRDPDPAAEKIELRRHYRQQRRAALAASKDPIDPEEQIRHQVELELTRRERLGLLQGTVGIYWPLAGEVDLRRLQPSPGQPVALPAADGEGRLHYHLWGASPLAPDGCGIPAPRDQPALPPQQLALLLVPALAIDRTGIRLGYGGGYYDRLRAQAAWRAVPALVVLPDACVSQEPLPRDPWDQPFDGWISECGCTCLTGC, via the coding sequence ATGAGGGATCCAGACCCGGCTGCCGAAAAAATCGAGCTTCGGCGGCACTACCGCCAACAGCGGCGTGCCGCCCTGGCGGCGTCGAAGGATCCGATCGATCCAGAGGAGCAGATCCGCCATCAGGTGGAGCTGGAGCTCACACGTCGCGAACGCCTCGGACTCCTGCAGGGAACCGTGGGGATCTATTGGCCGTTAGCCGGCGAGGTGGATCTGCGCAGACTCCAGCCAAGCCCTGGTCAGCCCGTTGCCCTTCCCGCCGCTGATGGCGAAGGCCGGTTGCACTATCACCTCTGGGGAGCGAGCCCGTTGGCACCGGATGGCTGCGGCATCCCGGCGCCACGGGATCAACCGGCGCTGCCACCGCAGCAGCTGGCCCTGCTGCTGGTGCCGGCCCTGGCGATCGACCGCACAGGCATCCGGCTGGGTTACGGCGGTGGCTACTACGACCGTCTGCGCGCCCAGGCGGCCTGGCGAGCCGTACCGGCCCTGGTGGTGCTGCCCGACGCCTGCGTCAGCCAGGAACCGCTACCCCGAGACCCCTGGGATCAACCCTTTGATGGCTGGATCAGCGAATGCGGTTGCACTTGCCTTACAGGCTGTTGA